The bacterium genome window below encodes:
- the asnS gene encoding asparagine--tRNA ligase: protein FFRRKGFLYIHTPLISASDCEGAGELFHVSSTKQKDFFGRQAYLTVSGQLEAELLALGLGEVYTFGPTFRAENSNTPRHLSEFWMVEPEMAFYELADNMDLAEEFLKELIRYMLEHDLEDLEFMQKWYEKDLLAQLDSILSRPFVRMSYTDAIGELKKSGRSFEFPVDWGVDLQTEHERCLTEQVAGGPVILHDYPSRIKPFYMRLSDDGETVGAMDVLFPRIGEIIGGSQREERLGVLEQRMKKLGLSEEAYWWYLDTRRFGSVPHSGFGLGLERALLFLSGMANIRDVIPFPRCPGSADF from the coding sequence TTTTTCCGTCGCAAGGGCTTCCTCTACATCCACACCCCGCTGATCAGCGCCAGCGACTGCGAGGGCGCGGGCGAGCTGTTCCATGTGAGCTCCACCAAGCAGAAAGATTTCTTCGGCCGCCAGGCCTATCTCACCGTGAGCGGCCAGCTCGAGGCGGAGCTTCTGGCCCTGGGCCTGGGCGAGGTCTACACTTTCGGGCCGACTTTCCGGGCCGAGAACTCCAACACCCCGCGCCACCTGAGCGAGTTCTGGATGGTGGAGCCCGAGATGGCGTTCTACGAGCTGGCGGACAACATGGACCTGGCCGAGGAGTTCCTCAAAGAGCTGATCCGCTACATGCTGGAGCACGACCTCGAGGACCTGGAGTTCATGCAGAAATGGTACGAGAAGGACCTTCTGGCCCAGCTCGACTCCATCCTGAGCCGGCCGTTCGTGCGGATGAGCTACACGGATGCCATCGGCGAGCTTAAGAAGAGCGGCCGCAGTTTCGAGTTCCCGGTGGACTGGGGCGTCGACCTCCAGACCGAGCACGAGCGCTGCCTGACCGAACAAGTCGCCGGTGGGCCGGTGATCCTGCACGACTACCCCTCCAGGATCAAGCCTTTTTACATGCGGCTCTCCGACGACGGTGAAACCGTGGGCGCGATGGACGTGCTGTTCCCGCGGATCGGTGAGATCATCGGCGGCAGCCAGCGCGAGGAGCGCCTGGGCGTCCTGGAGCAGCGTATGAAAAAGCTGGGCCTGAGCGAGGAGGCCTACTGGTGGTACCTCGACACCCGGCGTTTCGGCAGCGTGCCGCACAGCGGGTTCGGCCTGGGGCTGGAGCGGGCGCTGCTGTTCCTGTCGGGCATGGCCAACATCCGGGATGTTATCCCGTTCCCGCGCTGCCCCGGCAGCGCCGATTTCTGA
- a CDS encoding TrmH family RNA methyltransferase: MNGPESLEIRNLDRAVSIEEYSRLPRLPVTVILDRLRSSFNVGAVFRTCECARVERLITTGITCHPPDEKVVRTAMGTAEFVPHRHFQDTREAILFARECGLPVYALETTSHSESIYRVSFPRPVCLVFGNEALGLERDTLSLANRIVEIPLLGYKNSLNVSVAAGITLFEVLRQWGEVGEPPVLGVPM, encoded by the coding sequence ATGAACGGACCCGAGAGCCTGGAAATACGCAATCTCGACCGCGCGGTGAGTATCGAGGAGTACTCCCGCCTGCCGCGCCTGCCGGTCACGGTGATCCTGGACCGCCTGCGCTCCAGTTTCAACGTGGGGGCGGTGTTCCGCACCTGCGAGTGCGCGCGGGTTGAGCGCCTGATCACCACCGGGATCACCTGCCACCCGCCGGATGAGAAAGTGGTGCGCACGGCGATGGGCACGGCGGAGTTCGTCCCGCACCGGCATTTTCAGGACACCCGCGAGGCGATCCTGTTCGCGCGCGAGTGCGGGCTGCCGGTCTACGCGCTCGAGACCACCTCGCACAGCGAATCGATCTACCGGGTGAGTTTCCCGCGCCCTGTCTGCCTGGTGTTCGGCAACGAGGCCCTGGGGCTGGAGCGTGATACTCTATCACTGGCCAACCGGATCGTGGAGATACCGCTGCTGGGTTACAAGAACAGCCTTAACGTCTCCGTGGCCGCCGGGATCACGCTGTTCGAGGTGCTGCGCCAGTGGGGCGAGGTGGGCGAGCCGCCCGTGCTGGGCGTGCCGATGTGA
- the rmuC gene encoding DNA recombination protein RmuC, with amino-acid sequence MPVFLWLFIGLALGGVIGWLAATARVRGALASRIDEAESRAGIAENNAAALEGKLTELRAQTLSAAADFDRLRLRMEGEQAARVKAETSLEETVKRLEEEKKLLDEAKTKLTDTFKALASDTLKSTLSSSSEEFLKLAGESFGKLLSEARGDLGQRQEAIQGLVAPLSEKLKSFDEHVREIEKNRVDAYSSLSEQIKGLSQAQMALQKETGNLSQSLKAPKVVGSWGESTLERVVELSGLSEYCDFKREVSVNTEEGRLRPDLVVYLPGDRQIVVDAKATFEAYQEAVSAETEEERRAALERHSSQVRAHMQRLAGKAYWKQFEKAPEFVVMFIPRESFYSATQAIDPTLYEDAMANRVLLATPTNLLALLRAVAFGWRQEQIARNAQEISTQGRQLYERMSTLADYILDIGKGLERATQSYNKAVGSIETRVLPAARRFKDLGATTAEEIAPLTPVETAQRQLSLPETPENRS; translated from the coding sequence ATGCCGGTCTTTCTCTGGTTGTTTATCGGCTTGGCGCTGGGTGGGGTCATCGGCTGGCTGGCCGCGACCGCGCGCGTGCGCGGAGCATTGGCCTCCCGCATCGATGAGGCCGAGAGCCGCGCCGGTATCGCCGAGAACAACGCCGCTGCCCTGGAGGGAAAGCTCACCGAGTTGCGCGCGCAGACCCTGTCCGCGGCCGCCGATTTCGACCGGCTCCGTCTGAGGATGGAAGGCGAGCAGGCCGCGCGGGTCAAGGCCGAGACCAGCCTGGAGGAGACAGTCAAGCGGCTGGAGGAGGAAAAGAAGCTGCTGGATGAGGCCAAGACCAAGCTTACGGACACGTTCAAGGCCCTGGCCAGCGATACGCTCAAAAGCACACTCAGCAGCAGCAGCGAGGAGTTCCTGAAACTGGCCGGAGAATCTTTCGGCAAGCTGCTCTCCGAGGCCCGGGGCGACCTGGGCCAGCGCCAGGAGGCGATCCAGGGGCTGGTGGCCCCATTGTCGGAAAAATTAAAATCGTTCGATGAGCATGTGCGTGAGATCGAAAAAAACCGGGTGGATGCCTACTCCAGCCTGAGCGAGCAGATAAAGGGACTGTCGCAGGCACAGATGGCGCTGCAGAAAGAGACCGGCAATCTGTCGCAATCGCTCAAGGCGCCCAAAGTTGTCGGCTCCTGGGGCGAAAGCACGCTCGAACGGGTGGTGGAGCTGTCCGGCCTGTCCGAGTACTGCGATTTCAAGCGCGAGGTCTCGGTCAACACCGAGGAGGGCCGTCTGCGTCCGGACCTGGTGGTATACCTTCCAGGCGACAGACAGATCGTGGTGGATGCCAAGGCCACATTCGAAGCCTACCAGGAGGCGGTGTCCGCCGAGACTGAGGAAGAGCGCAGGGCGGCCCTGGAACGCCACTCCTCCCAGGTGCGTGCTCACATGCAGCGCCTGGCCGGTAAAGCCTACTGGAAGCAGTTCGAGAAAGCCCCGGAATTCGTGGTGATGTTTATCCCGCGTGAGTCGTTCTATTCCGCCACACAGGCCATCGACCCCACCCTGTACGAGGATGCGATGGCGAACCGGGTCCTGCTGGCCACCCCCACCAACCTGCTTGCCCTGCTGCGCGCAGTGGCGTTCGGTTGGCGGCAGGAACAGATCGCACGGAACGCCCAGGAGATTAGCACCCAGGGCCGTCAGCTCTACGAGCGCATGAGCACCCTGGCCGACTATATCCTGGACATCGGCAAGGGTCTGGAGCGGGCCACGCAGTCCTACAACAAGGCGGTCGGCTCGATAGAAACCCGCGTGCTGCCCGCGGCGCGGCGGTTCAAGGACCTGGGGGCCACCACGGCCGAGGAGATCGCCCCTCTCACGCCGGTCGAGACCGCCCAGCGTCAGCTATCCCTACCCGAAACCCCGGAAAACCGCTCCTGA
- a CDS encoding UTP--glucose-1-phosphate uridylyltransferase yields MKIRKAVIPAAGLGTRFLPATKALPKEMIPIVDKPAIQYIIEEIVDSGIEDILIITGRGKRAIVEHFDKSIELNETLKNKGQESVLRTLEKIEQLADIHYLQQKEALGTGHAVLKAANHISGEPFAVLFGDDLIQGKEPALKELINTFEKYNSTVLGVSEVSEEKVSQYGIIKGKPINGEYIVEDLVEKPDAGKAPSRMALLGRMIFTPDIFDYLRETKVDPKHQEILLTDAILAMAKEKVVYAHILKGKWHTVGDKLSFIKTTIEYALAHKDLRPGIQEFLKELKIQ; encoded by the coding sequence ATGAAAATCCGCAAGGCCGTGATCCCGGCCGCAGGTTTGGGCACACGTTTTCTGCCTGCCACCAAGGCTCTCCCCAAAGAGATGATCCCGATAGTCGACAAGCCGGCCATTCAGTACATCATCGAGGAGATTGTCGACAGCGGGATCGAGGATATCCTGATCATCACCGGGCGCGGCAAGCGCGCCATCGTGGAGCATTTTGACAAGTCGATCGAGCTGAACGAGACCCTGAAGAACAAGGGCCAGGAATCGGTGCTGCGCACGCTCGAAAAAATCGAGCAACTGGCCGACATCCACTACCTGCAGCAGAAAGAGGCCCTGGGTACCGGGCATGCCGTGCTCAAGGCGGCCAACCATATCTCCGGCGAGCCGTTCGCCGTGCTGTTCGGCGATGACCTGATCCAGGGCAAGGAGCCGGCGCTCAAGGAGCTGATCAACACATTCGAGAAATACAACAGCACGGTGCTGGGCGTGTCGGAGGTCTCGGAGGAGAAAGTCTCGCAGTACGGCATAATCAAGGGCAAGCCGATAAACGGGGAGTACATTGTCGAGGACCTGGTGGAAAAGCCCGACGCCGGCAAGGCTCCCAGCCGCATGGCGCTGCTGGGACGGATGATTTTCACCCCGGACATTTTCGACTACCTGCGCGAGACCAAGGTGGACCCGAAGCACCAGGAGATACTGCTCACGGACGCGATCCTGGCCATGGCCAAGGAGAAAGTGGTCTACGCCCATATCCTCAAGGGTAAGTGGCACACCGTGGGCGACAAGCTCTCGTTCATCAAGACCACAATCGAGTACGCCCTGGCCCATAAAGACTTGCGCCCCGGGATACAGGAATTTCTCAAGGAATTGAAAATACAGTAA
- a CDS encoding ImmA/IrrE family metallo-endopeptidase has product MAYPKVRDITLGILEHCGIIAPPVEIPPLLGYFRARVQESRGLAGSALLRREDGWIIKVGSELRDERRAFRIAHELGHIWWSDPAHHLGDPDLGGQIEHYCSKFASLLLCPHQWFVQDAPEADFDLFRLKKIYASLSHEGLAIRASHLTALVVTILDNGKLYRRFGTPGLAFPAKELKIEREVYEESDLYGAFRESCGEVSWGGLRRKLRVRAYPVFSPGFRRIILLSSPSGVSRHGEAEDFESDMPYPFPEY; this is encoded by the coding sequence ATGGCCTACCCCAAGGTACGCGACATAACCCTCGGTATATTGGAACACTGCGGGATCATCGCGCCGCCAGTGGAAATCCCGCCCCTGCTGGGCTATTTCCGGGCACGGGTGCAGGAGTCGCGTGGCCTGGCCGGCAGCGCACTTCTGCGGCGGGAGGACGGTTGGATCATCAAGGTGGGTAGCGAGTTGCGCGATGAGCGGCGCGCTTTCCGGATCGCCCACGAGCTGGGCCATATCTGGTGGTCCGACCCGGCGCACCACCTGGGCGACCCCGACCTGGGCGGCCAGATCGAGCATTATTGCTCCAAGTTCGCCTCGCTGCTGCTCTGCCCGCACCAGTGGTTCGTGCAGGACGCCCCGGAGGCGGACTTCGACCTGTTCCGGCTGAAAAAAATCTACGCCAGCCTGAGCCACGAAGGCCTGGCGATCCGGGCCAGCCACCTCACCGCCCTGGTAGTGACTATCCTCGACAACGGCAAGCTCTACCGACGCTTTGGCACGCCGGGGCTGGCTTTCCCGGCCAAGGAGCTGAAAATCGAGCGGGAGGTCTACGAGGAGTCCGACCTGTACGGCGCTTTCCGCGAATCATGCGGCGAGGTGAGCTGGGGCGGCCTGCGGCGAAAGCTCCGCGTGCGGGCTTATCCTGTATTCAGCCCCGGGTTCCGGCGAATAATCCTGCTCTCCTCGCCCTCCGGGGTGTCGCGGCACGGCGAGGCGGAGGATTTCGAGAGCGATATGCCCTACCCGTTCCCGGAGTATTGA
- a CDS encoding LysM peptidoglycan-binding domain-containing protein has translation MKFMPAGKQTVAAISVACAVLSLVACGGPKVEEDLRGDLASLAGRMAAEKDLRDVRIEDLNHDGAREVILVFGPRELLDFDVFYRTQDGAWQITPMVNDQDNPREFVGARLEKISDANGDSLPELTVSSRLYDGNTMVKDLQWSPTGYKVVAQRTVVAGAAVAPKPQETPAAAPARTAPEKTVAQSTAPASAKSEPVKKAEPPKPKPKPMPVMAPEVGVYQVRRGDTIFGIATALGVTPDKLESMNNNQLQRRGLRVGQRINVPVPAGKNAKVKVQIEKEKYTVQRGDTLISIANRFGVSTQAIRSWNPSIPEDGGVKVGQSLNIHHAVLSIS, from the coding sequence ATGAAGTTCATGCCTGCTGGAAAACAGACTGTTGCCGCCATATCCGTGGCCTGCGCGGTCCTGTCCCTGGTTGCCTGCGGTGGCCCGAAAGTGGAGGAGGACCTGCGCGGCGATCTGGCCTCCCTGGCTGGACGGATGGCGGCCGAGAAAGACCTGCGCGACGTGCGGATCGAGGACCTCAACCACGACGGCGCGCGGGAGGTGATCCTGGTGTTCGGTCCGCGCGAGCTGCTGGATTTCGACGTGTTCTACCGCACCCAGGACGGGGCCTGGCAGATCACCCCGATGGTCAACGACCAGGACAACCCGCGCGAGTTCGTGGGGGCCAGGCTGGAGAAAATCTCGGACGCCAACGGCGACAGCCTGCCCGAGCTTACAGTCTCCAGCCGTCTGTACGACGGTAACACGATGGTCAAGGATTTGCAATGGAGTCCCACCGGCTACAAGGTGGTTGCCCAGCGCACGGTGGTCGCCGGGGCGGCGGTTGCGCCGAAGCCGCAGGAGACCCCGGCCGCGGCCCCGGCGCGTACCGCCCCGGAGAAGACGGTCGCGCAGAGCACGGCCCCGGCGTCCGCCAAGAGCGAGCCGGTCAAGAAAGCCGAGCCGCCCAAGCCCAAACCCAAGCCGATGCCAGTGATGGCGCCCGAGGTGGGGGTCTACCAGGTGCGACGGGGAGATACGATTTTCGGCATCGCCACGGCTCTGGGGGTGACTCCGGATAAACTGGAATCGATGAACAACAACCAGCTCCAGCGCCGGGGCCTGCGGGTCGGCCAGCGGATCAACGTGCCGGTGCCAGCGGGCAAGAACGCCAAGGTCAAGGTGCAGATCGAAAAAGAAAAGTACACCGTGCAGCGCGGCGACACCCTGATCTCCATCGCCAACCGTTTCGGCGTCAGCACCCAGGCCATCCGCAGCTGGAACCCCTCCATTCCGGAGGACGGTGGAGTGAAAGTGGGCCAGAGCCTGAACATTCACCACGCGGTGCTCAGCATCTCCTGA
- a CDS encoding class IV adenylate cyclase yields MDTFVDQTVEIKARCPSGHAELRRRLEAFAVACAGEFEQSDTFYNVPHGRLKLRRSPAGNLLIAYRRADQAGPKNCLVELHPCADPDSLDRALSAALEVRLVVRKKRTLFRQDNVRIHLDRVEGLGEFVEIEVLGVRGRDSVEALEAVCSVWLERLGIQRDCLIERAYADLLEEIQSA; encoded by the coding sequence ATGGATACGTTTGTCGATCAGACCGTGGAGATCAAGGCCCGCTGCCCGAGTGGGCATGCCGAGTTGCGCCGGAGACTGGAGGCCTTCGCTGTGGCCTGCGCGGGCGAGTTCGAGCAGAGCGACACATTCTACAACGTTCCGCACGGACGGCTCAAGCTGCGCCGCAGCCCGGCCGGCAACCTGCTTATCGCCTACCGCCGAGCGGACCAGGCCGGGCCCAAGAACTGCCTGGTCGAGCTTCACCCCTGCGCCGATCCCGACAGCCTGGACCGCGCCCTCTCCGCCGCGCTGGAGGTGCGTCTGGTGGTGAGAAAGAAACGGACCCTTTTCAGGCAGGACAATGTCAGAATCCACCTGGACCGGGTGGAGGGCCTGGGGGAATTCGTGGAAATAGAGGTTCTGGGCGTGCGGGGACGCGACAGCGTGGAAGCCCTGGAGGCGGTCTGCTCCGTTTGGCTCGAACGCCTGGGAATACAGCGCGACTGTCTTATCGAGCGGGCCTACGCCGACCTGCTGGAGGAGATTCAGTCGGCCTGA
- a CDS encoding SagB/ThcOx family dehydrogenase: MTVGNDRTERAGEDFQNLTRYERESMHTRSPVWEEQAPTYKRYQASELLELPAPLTAGGCPLWDTVAARRTFRDFNGQPVDLAVLSQLLWACQGITGRFYDFELRSAPSAGALYPVETYVVLNRVTAQEPGLCHYRVQEHTLEVIRRGDLRESLTQAGMMQPVLHDAALGFIWTAIIGRSRWKYSQRAWRYVYLDAGHIAQNVALAAEGLGLGCCLIGAFFDTEVNTLLGVDGESETVVYMCAVGQRE; this comes from the coding sequence ATGACTGTCGGCAACGATCGGACCGAACGGGCAGGCGAAGATTTCCAGAATCTCACCCGGTACGAGCGCGAGTCCATGCACACACGCTCCCCGGTCTGGGAGGAGCAGGCCCCGACCTACAAGCGCTACCAGGCGTCCGAGCTGCTGGAACTGCCGGCTCCGCTCACCGCGGGGGGCTGTCCGCTCTGGGACACGGTGGCCGCGCGGCGGACGTTCCGGGATTTCAACGGCCAGCCGGTGGACCTGGCTGTGCTGAGCCAGCTCCTCTGGGCCTGCCAGGGGATCACCGGGCGGTTCTACGATTTCGAGCTGCGCAGCGCGCCCTCGGCCGGAGCGCTCTACCCGGTGGAAACCTATGTTGTGCTGAACCGGGTGACAGCCCAGGAGCCCGGCCTTTGCCACTACCGGGTGCAGGAGCACACCCTGGAGGTTATCCGCCGCGGCGACTTGCGCGAGAGCCTGACCCAGGCCGGGATGATGCAGCCGGTGCTGCACGATGCGGCGCTCGGGTTCATCTGGACCGCGATCATCGGGCGATCTCGCTGGAAATACAGTCAGCGGGCCTGGCGCTATGTCTACCTGGATGCCGGCCACATCGCCCAGAACGTGGCCCTGGCTGCCGAGGGTCTCGGCCTGGGCTGCTGCCTGATCGGGGCGTTTTTCGACACGGAGGTCAACACGCTGCTGGGAGTGGACGGGGAAAGCGAGACCGTGGTCTACATGTGCGCCGTGGGACAGCGCGAGTAA
- a CDS encoding glucuronate isomerase produces the protein MSLLKTREELRACVLNAAQTTPILDLHTHIYSAPFGGLLLWGVDELVTYHYLVAEFFRYNYMRKTEFFALPKPRQAELIWEELFIRHSPVSESNRGVLTSLSRLGLDLSGRSLDSLRRYFRDTTVDKHIDKVFELAGIEAVVMTNDPFDDLERPVWEAGQGSADPRFRAALRIDPLLNDWDNSSKRLADWGYKVSRALDPASLAEVRRFLEDWIKRMKPLYLAVSLPPTFRYPEESARGTIIRECIIPVTRAAGIPFAMMIGVKKLVNPALGLAGDSLGRADVAAVEALACTFPDNRFLVTFLSRENQHEACIAARKFGNVMLFGCWWFMNNPSLIREITAERLELLGTSMVPQHSDARVLDQLIYKWSHSRELIGEALVEKYEDIRRAGWPVSTEDVQRDVANLYSENFKRFVGWS, from the coding sequence ATGAGCCTGCTCAAGACCCGCGAGGAGTTGCGCGCCTGTGTGCTCAACGCTGCACAGACCACCCCGATCCTCGACCTTCACACCCACATCTACAGCGCCCCGTTCGGTGGTCTTCTGCTCTGGGGCGTGGATGAGTTGGTGACCTACCACTATCTGGTGGCCGAGTTCTTCCGCTACAACTACATGCGCAAAACCGAGTTTTTCGCCCTGCCCAAGCCCCGTCAGGCCGAGCTGATCTGGGAGGAGCTGTTCATCAGGCACTCCCCGGTCTCGGAGTCGAACCGCGGGGTTCTAACCAGCCTCAGCCGTCTGGGTCTGGACCTGAGCGGACGCTCCCTGGACAGCCTGCGCCGGTATTTCCGCGACACCACGGTGGATAAGCATATCGACAAGGTATTCGAGCTGGCCGGGATCGAGGCGGTGGTGATGACCAACGACCCGTTCGATGACCTGGAGCGTCCGGTCTGGGAGGCCGGTCAGGGGAGCGCCGACCCGCGGTTCCGGGCCGCCCTGCGTATCGACCCCCTGCTCAACGACTGGGACAACAGCTCGAAGCGCCTGGCCGACTGGGGCTACAAAGTGAGCCGCGCGCTCGACCCGGCCAGCCTGGCCGAGGTGCGCCGTTTCCTCGAGGACTGGATCAAGCGCATGAAACCGCTGTATCTGGCGGTCTCGCTGCCACCCACGTTCCGCTACCCCGAGGAAAGCGCCCGCGGCACTATCATCCGCGAGTGCATCATCCCGGTTACCCGCGCGGCCGGGATACCGTTCGCCATGATGATCGGGGTGAAGAAACTGGTCAACCCGGCCCTGGGCCTGGCCGGCGACAGCCTGGGCCGGGCGGATGTAGCCGCGGTGGAGGCCCTCGCCTGCACGTTCCCGGACAACCGTTTCCTGGTCACATTCCTGAGCCGCGAGAACCAGCACGAGGCCTGCATCGCGGCGCGCAAGTTCGGCAACGTGATGCTGTTCGGCTGCTGGTGGTTCATGAACAACCCCAGCCTCATCCGCGAGATCACAGCCGAGCGCCTGGAGCTTCTTGGTACGAGCATGGTCCCGCAGCATTCGGATGCCCGGGTGCTGGACCAGTTGATCTACAAGTGGAGCCATTCGCGCGAGCTGATCGGCGAGGCGCTGGTTGAAAAATACGAGGACATCCGCCGCGCCGGCTGGCCGGTGAGCACGGAGGATGTCCAGCGGGACGTGGCCAATCTGTACTCGGAGAATTTCAAGCGTTTCGTGGGCTGGAGCTGA
- a CDS encoding DNA-3-methyladenine glycosylase I → MPLERCAWPSTDPLMIEYHDREWGAPVHADRTLFEFLVLESAQAGLSWRTILHRRDGYRKAFAGFDPVAVARFEEAEISRCLADPGIIRNRLKVRATVGNAQAFLKIQTEFGSFDRYIWGFTEGKPIVNHWTELGQIPARTPLSDALSKDMIKRGFKFMGSTIVYAHMQATGMVIDHTVNCFRHKELAGMA, encoded by the coding sequence ATGCCGCTCGAGCGCTGCGCCTGGCCCAGCACCGATCCGTTGATGATAGAGTACCACGACCGCGAATGGGGCGCGCCGGTGCACGCTGACCGCACGCTTTTCGAGTTCCTGGTCCTGGAGTCGGCCCAGGCGGGCCTGAGCTGGCGCACGATCCTGCACCGCCGCGATGGCTACCGCAAAGCGTTCGCCGGGTTCGACCCGGTGGCGGTGGCGCGTTTCGAGGAAGCCGAGATATCGCGCTGCCTGGCCGACCCGGGGATCATCCGCAACCGGCTCAAGGTGCGGGCCACGGTAGGCAACGCGCAGGCGTTCCTTAAGATACAGACTGAGTTCGGCTCGTTCGACCGCTATATCTGGGGTTTCACGGAGGGCAAACCGATCGTGAACCACTGGACAGAGCTGGGCCAGATACCGGCCCGCACGCCCCTGTCGGATGCCCTGAGCAAGGACATGATAAAGCGCGGGTTCAAGTTCATGGGCTCTACAATAGTGTACGCCCACATGCAGGCCACCGGGATGGTGATAGACCACACGGTGAACTGTTTTCGGCATAAGGAGTTGGCCGGGATGGCCTGA
- a CDS encoding uroporphyrinogen decarboxylase family protein has translation MNGRQRIRAAFEHAAVDRVPRFDQTIYSCVASAALAREVLVGGAGLRFQDVVAHWEGPQAAQEFEARMLLDVADFYRELDYDMARVPWRDTRRATARLNESTFLFGDSERKAPWEIWRYSPESQDWHPVEGWLSGGDVDRLIVHLENDERAWSGPDLDPARMDTQRRFRELVGPERAVAATVGGIGIPMYEPAWLMALEIAPSLVAGELERQTLQGLADIELAATLGVDVAHAGGDFCLNSGPVYSPLAFDRLVLPRLQRLTARCDQVGLKYVFRTDGVTWPVADSLWGRSGVHAAGEVDFGAGMRLAELRRRFPKLTLFGNIDCGGVILSGGVEGIRQATRENLEETGGVGHIFGASNAIMPETPVENFLAMLDESDKFKPCF, from the coding sequence ATGAACGGCAGACAGAGAATCCGCGCGGCTTTCGAGCATGCGGCAGTGGACCGGGTGCCGCGTTTCGACCAGACAATCTATTCATGCGTGGCCTCGGCTGCCCTCGCGCGCGAGGTGCTGGTGGGAGGGGCGGGCCTTCGCTTCCAGGATGTGGTCGCGCACTGGGAGGGCCCGCAGGCGGCGCAGGAGTTCGAGGCGCGCATGCTGCTGGACGTGGCCGATTTCTACCGTGAGCTGGACTACGACATGGCCCGTGTCCCCTGGCGCGACACCCGCCGCGCCACCGCGCGCCTGAATGAGTCTACTTTCCTGTTCGGCGACAGCGAGCGCAAGGCGCCGTGGGAGATCTGGCGCTACAGCCCGGAAAGCCAGGACTGGCACCCAGTGGAGGGCTGGCTCTCAGGCGGAGATGTGGACCGTCTGATCGTGCACCTGGAGAATGATGAGCGCGCCTGGAGCGGCCCGGACCTGGACCCGGCCCGCATGGACACCCAGCGCCGTTTCCGTGAGCTGGTGGGCCCGGAGCGCGCGGTTGCCGCCACCGTGGGCGGGATCGGCATCCCGATGTACGAGCCGGCCTGGCTGATGGCACTGGAGATCGCTCCCTCCCTGGTGGCCGGCGAGCTGGAGCGCCAGACTCTCCAGGGCCTGGCGGATATCGAGCTGGCCGCGACGCTGGGGGTGGATGTGGCCCACGCGGGTGGTGATTTCTGCCTCAACAGCGGCCCGGTCTACAGCCCGCTGGCTTTCGACCGCCTGGTGCTGCCGCGCCTTCAGCGCCTCACGGCCAGGTGCGATCAGGTGGGGCTCAAGTACGTGTTCCGCACGGACGGGGTCACCTGGCCGGTGGCGGATTCGCTCTGGGGACGCTCCGGGGTGCACGCGGCCGGAGAGGTCGATTTCGGCGCCGGGATGCGCCTGGCCGAGTTGCGCAGGCGGTTCCCGAAATTGACCCTGTTCGGGAACATCGACTGCGGCGGGGTGATCCTGAGCGGCGGAGTAGAGGGCATCCGTCAGGCCACACGGGAGAACCTGGAGGAGACAGGCGGGGTGGGACACATTTTCGGAGCCTCGAACGCGATCATGCCCGAGACCCCGGTGGAGAATTTCCTTGCGATGCTGGATGAATCGGACAAATTCAAGCCTTGTTTTTAA